The DNA sequence GAATTTTAATTGTGCTTTCCAGCAAGCTTGagataaaaatttgaagatATGATGAAGTCTACAAGTTGGCCGAACCAATAATAAAAGCTGTCAAAAATCTCATGAGAAGAGTCAACATCACCCCTCCTTGGGGGCAGGCAACTTGGACCAGCTGGACGGATTCATTGGAAGTGTGCATCAAGAAGTTAGAAGTTGAGAAGATTGGTCAAAGAGGAGTTGAATTAGTTAGAAAAGGAGCCTTTGTAGTTAGGAAACTCATTGTATCTAGAATTTGGCAAAAGCTTTCATTCATGtactttcttttgtttaaatAGACTAGCCTAGGAGGATAGAAAACACACCACCACCACTTCTAAACATCCATCCCTTCACACATAGCTTTCTCTTAGTTTTGTTCAAGTTTCTAGGAGTTCTTTGGGTTGCTGTTTACTGGAAAAAGGTTGGAGAGCCAAGACTACAATGTGACCAAGAGTTCCTCCAACCCCATTCGAGTGATTGTAATCCTTCCTAAGACTCTATCTTGTATTCATTTTCAGATTTAATGTAATTCAGATTTTCTagatttcttcttctttctttgattGTCTTTACTGCTTTGATATGTGTTTCTGCTTTCCATTTATCTTTCAAGCATTTTAAGATTTTCGTGTTCCAGTTTTAAGAATTTTCAGTTTAACAAACCAAAATTCTGATTATCCTTGCATCTAGACCTAAAAATCTGcatgaaactcattttttaaaaagctgtcaaaatcaattttagtgcATTTGTTGTCTAATTTAGTTTGACACATGATTTTGAGTATTTGGAGTTTTTAGTTCAGGTTAATCATTCATTTTACTTAGTTCAGGTTAATCATTCATTTTGAGTATTTGCATTAATAATAGTATAGttcatttaaacattttatcatAAATGAAAATTAGGTTTTCATTGAGGTATTTcatcaaatcattttttttttttttgcatttagAAGCTATTTTAGGAGGTTTGGAACATGATGTATtgattattagttatttttaaataaattgatactaacctttttttttaatcattctaAAAAGTTGAGTAATCACACAATAAGCATGCCAATACCCTGTAAAAcgattaatttgtttatttagtctattcaattttatataaaataaataaatttttgagaatcaaaatcgagtaatttttttttattttatacaaaatcaaaataaaacatcGAATTATTTAATAGAAAGAAGACggtctttttctttatttagaaaatatccAAACTTTTATTCCTAAACTCCATAAATAGTTTAAACTATATAACAACAATATTTACCTTGGCTCAAACGGTTTTGTACATGAAACTTCCCTTCTCTTATCCATTCGACGTATCAAAATTGATGATTCTAGTGATACATTATTTCTCTTGTTTTCTACCTTAGAAATGTTATTCATAGTTTATCTTGAACTGCCTCCTCATGTAGTTCTGCTTCTGAttcctttattttcatgttattaATGTAGGATTCCAACATGGAGCTATTGCTCTGGGGCAGACAATAGATCAGTTTACAGAATGAAGAATTTGACTCACTTATCGCAATGAAGTGGCCTAATAGAGATGTTATTGCTTCTCTATGTACAGGATGAAGTTAACATCTTGTCGCAGGAGGTATATCCTAAGCATTCACTATTTCTGATTCCTGAATATAGTTATTACGTACTATTTTCCTAACATTATAGTGGATGACCttgaaatttttcttattttatgcaATAAAGGAGTTTTATGGTACATATATCATCGTGGTaatgcatgcatgcatgtatTTGGTGCAATTTGATGTTTATAAACGGGATGGCTAATAGTATTAACCATCTCGCGGGTGCTTCTATTCATAATGTGGCCATGCACTCGTTATATTTTCCTGTATATTCTTTCAACATGACGGGATTAGAAGTAAATTAAAATGAGAAACTACTATTGCATAAGTCCATCGATTTCCAAAGGTTATGAAAAGAAATCAAGTTACGAGCTTGCGCTTTCTTCTTAGTTCTGATTTTTGTTGCAATACAACGCGGGCTAAATCAGTTTTACCTTCTCTGTTTAGCCCATAAAAAACCGTTCGAAAATTTATagtacttggaacaattccACTGTCTAACATTTCAGAAATAAGTTGCATTGCTTCTTCAGACCTCCCAACCTTGCAAAGGCATGTGAGGAACATAGAATACGTTTTGAAATCAGGAAATGGTCCCTTTAGTTTCATACGGTAGAAGATATTCCATGCATCAATGGGCCTACCCACGTTCATGTACCCACGTATAAGAGCAGAATATGTGACAATGTTTGGTTCATGACCTGACTGTTGCAGCTCCTCAAAAGTCTGCATAGCTTTCTCCACTTGTTTCTCTTTAAAGAAATGAACCATCAGTGATGTATAAACATGGATGGTAGGTGCTATTCCCTTCTGTTTCATGGCATCCACCTTGGCCAATGCCTCTTCTAGTCGACCCTTACGTAATAGACCATGAACTATGCTTCCACAAGTTAGCTGGTCTAAAATAGACTTTTCTTCCCCAACCTCTTCAATTAATGCCAATGCTTCTTCCACTCTCCCAGCTCTACAAAGAGCTCTGATAAACAAGGAGTAACTGAGAAGGGCTGTGTAGCCCAAATTCTGAAGAGAATCTGCACATCTCCTGGCCTCCAACACTCTACCAACTTCACATAAACAACCGAGGTAAGCTTCAATCAGTTCTTTGTCAGGAGCATATCCTGCACCAATCATCTCACGGTATGTTTGGAGAGCATCATCAACCTTCCTTCCTTTCCTCCCACAAAAGGCAATTATCAGATACTTGTATGTACTCCTACTGGGGCTATAACCATCAGCTTTCATCTCTTTGAAACAATTCATGGCCATCTCAGTCAGACCTGTCCGACCATAAAGCATTATCATGATTGTCCATGTTTCTGGTGTTACTGGATAATTATTTCTACGCATTTCGAAGAACAAGCTACGCATGTGCTTGAAATCTTTGCCGCAGCCTGCAATTTTCATTGCCATGTTGTAAGATTCTAATGTGTGTCGATACCCAGATTGCTTTCCCACCCATGAGAAGAATTTTAGAACAGAGCTACCGTGCTTGTTGCAATTTTGCAATATCTCTATAACAAGTTCTGGGGTGAAGCGAAAGGTACTTCCCTCCAATTTTTCTTGGATTAAGGACCAATCTGTAGAGGATGAAAGTATCCTACAAATTTCATGAAAATCTTGCTCCGTGCAAGTCGTTAGGTTTCGGTGTGTAGAGGAATAATCTATTTCTGACTTTGATAGGTCAACTTTAACATCCTCTTCCACCTTAATTTCCGAAGATACTTGTTTGTTTGACTCCTTGAACTTTTCAGTATCAAGTGTGGATGCCTTACGCATCTGCTGGATTTTCTCTATCACAGCAAACTCCCCCTTTTCCTCCATGTATGTTATAACCCTACGGAATATTGTATCTTGAATTTTAATCTTTGAAGCCTGCATTTCGTGCAATACTTTGACAATGTCTTCTGTTCTTGAAGCCTTGCAAAGCTCCTTAATGAATACTTCATACGATTTCCAAGTGGGCCGGATGTCTTGGCACTCCATACAATTGAACATTTTCCATGCTTCAGATATACGGTTTTGTGAAACATGACCTGCAACCATAGCTGTTATTGCCACAATATCTGGCTTAATTCCTTTGCCCAGCATCTCATCATACATCATGCAAGCTTCTTCATACCTACTCAACCTAAAGAGATGTTGTATTAGTTCGGTATATGTGGAAATAGTAGGCACACAGCCGGATTCTTTCATGCTTTGAAACACTTTGAGCGCCCTGTCAACATCATTTCTCCCTAAATACCCATTTATGATAATCCCATGGATCCTCTCATCAACCATATCCCTTCTCTTCATAATTTCAACAACATGTAAAGCATCCGTGATTCTATCTGCCTTACACAGTCCTCTAACCAAAATCTCATAATTTTCAGGTTCAAGATCTAAATCTTTACTTTTGAGGTCCCGAATCAATTCCAAGGCCTCTTCAATCCTCCCAGAAATACATAAGTTCTTCAGCATACAGCTACGAACACGGTTTTCTGGCATCACAGACAACCGTATCATGTCATTTCCAAGCAAACTAACAGCTGCCGTATTTCCTGATCTTGCCATGCAGTTCATGATCGTCTCATACAACCTCACATCACACACCATATCCTTCCTGACCATGTCAGTATAGAACTCCATAGCAATGTCTCCCTTCTCAGCACTGCAAAGTGAACGGATAATTGCGCTATATGAAACAGCATCCGGTTCAAAACCACaccttttcatattttcaagGGCCAACAACGCTTCACTAATTTTCCTTGCCTTCCCATAGTGGGTGACAAGAATGGTCCATGTCTTAACATCCTTTTGAATTCCACACTCATCCATTTCTTCCACCAATCTCTTCACCAACCCAAAATCCTTAGTTTCTCCAGCAATGTACAACATGGTATTATAAGTCTGCGTCGTGTGACTATACCCATCCTTGAGCTTCAGCCAATTGAAAACCCTCAAAGCCAACAGCGGCACTGTGAAGCACCTCTTCAACACCATGTCAAAAACCTCACTGTTCAACCCATAACTTAGATTCTCTAACCTCTCCTCCATAGAAGTGGAACTGTTTTCCCCTctaacaatttcagtaatctcaTCCACAATCCGGCTTAGATCTTCCTTACCCATATTTCCCACCTGAGTATCTTCCAAAGAGCCAACATTATGTGCGGAATTTTCACAAACACCTGTACTACAAGCTGATCGGTCCTCGGAACGAACTTCAGATTGGGGAGTTTCGAGTGGAAACAAAGTCCCAGATGGTGATTGGTCGGGGATCACGGTTTGTGCACCTAGAATCTGAGTGATCTCGTTGAAAAGTGCACGAGAAGCATCGATATCTGAAGGAATATTGGTGTTGGGAAGTTGTTGCTGTGTTTCTCTGCGAGGGCGTGAAAGTTTTGCAGCGTTGGAAAGATTCAAAACGTGAGATGGTGAGAGGAGAAGGGGATCCAGGAATCGGAGCTTAGTTAATGATTTCATGGGTAACTTCAAAACAATGTTGTCACCAAAAAACCTAACTAATCATTGGCTGTTTTCTGATATATGAAAAATGTGACATTGAAGGAAGTTATTTTGGAAGACATGTACATCATGCTCCTGATCAAGCAGAGTAAGCTTGTTTCTTATGATTTCACTTTAGCATTCAAGTTActtttatactttaaatttttgaaacaaCAAATTACTTGTTTTACTTGGTTTTAGATCTTTTAAATGGATGAATTAGTCATTCAACTATTGCAAAATATTTGAAACTATTCATTATTCGTGTTAGACAATTTTTTATTGCGACAAAGTTaaagaaggactaaatttaattgttttctaaGAACTAGTTCATTGATATGAAATATAAGattgaaattaagtttgttaacatttttaattatctaattttagaGATTCATACgtgtagttaatttttttacttttttacccATTTGgtgtaattagttttttttcaattatagaaatgaactatttttttaaaaaagttataaatatgaaaaagttgCATGAGTCTGGCACGACTTCATCGAGAAGAAGTTGTATGTGTTGTGCTTCATTAAATTGGAAGATGTCATTTATGATTACGATAATTTTGACGTGATTAACATTAATGAgtggattgatttttttttattataaaaaatgtagttGTATTTGTGATTGATGATTTCAACATATGAAGAAGTTGTGCTCGATCTCAATGACTTTAATGTTCTTTTAATTGTTCTGAAGTTTCCTTTGTCACATACAACTTCAATTCTTATAAAATCTCTATTGTCTTGTACgatttctttgtttcttctaTTCTTGTGTGTCATTGTTGCCTCATATTACTTCtttgtcttttttgttttatttgctTATAAGTTTTAATCTGACATGATTAGCACTAATGTTTTAAACATattgaattaaaagaattaaacataaacaatgaataaaaaaggtattattaaaaaaattaaagagagaagtaacaaatatattattaggataaaagagaaaatatattatatatgatgatattaattttaaagttttacaaTAAGTTGAGAAGTGATGAAATTTGACTACTATCTAagtggacaatttttttattatcaccTTCCCTTCTTATAATAGGAACATTTTTTTGGCTTATTTGAGATTGGGGTCCATTTCATTATGGATATGACTGGTAGTAGGCCCTTCTGACTCCTTACGTCGCATCTAGAGTCAGGTATGAAATTCAATTTGTATAAGGATATGAACTTTGCTTGAAGTGTGAGATAAAAGTACTTGCAAAGTTAGACCTTCCCGATCAACAACTAAGGAAACAAAAGCCCCCTAGTATAGATAACTTATTCTCAATAAAGAAAGCTCTATCTACGACCACTAGTATGGCTTCGTGGTGTTGATGATAATGCGGACATATGGTTTGTGAAGGTGAATGGAGATCGATGAAGAAGCGACGAGAGATTTGACCGATTAGAGACGCACAATAGTGGGACTTGGTGCCCTTCTTGAAGCTTTGCATGATGAAGAGAATGGAGAAGCCTTGagttttttgtgatttaaatAAGAAGTAAGGAATGAGCATGATGAAAATGCTTGgggttttcattaaaaaataacttatttaaaataaaaaaaattcaacatatAATAGACACGTGTCAATATACATAAGGAAATGCAGTTGCTTACGTGGACCGTCCTTTTTCACATGGCATAGGACAAAATTTAACATAGTTATAAAAGAGAGACTAAATTCATTGGTTTAGAAAATAAGGAGACCAAACAGaagtaaaatttcaaatatagaccaattgtaatttttttgatatAGTTGAAAgaccaaaacatatttatctATTATCTTTCTATTCAATCcaagatttaatattttttttaaatgtgaacACCTTATTTTTTAGATTACTTATTTTTGAGGTAATATGAGTTTTATTACGATTTctccattttttcattttttgttataaattccttataataatatataattgttgaGCTTTGGAAATGTCAATGATTTTAAAGTATTATAGTATCGGTCTTCTATAAAAAatgtcatattttttataataaactcACTCTTATTCTCTCTTCTaacaattcaaattaaattaaattttatttctttccttcattttcttcaaaatcaaacaaaaacattaaaaattatttcctCTAAATTTTGGATTAATGGTATTGAGTTGGGAGAAATTACTACTGCTgaccaaatttatttaaaaacttaaactattatttgtttgaatgatttaaatgactttgtatttatataattataaatggtTTTAATAATTATGCATATGTTTTAAGTATTATGCTAACTTCgtttattatattgttaaatttggtaatatatatggattagaaaatataattatgtgatTAATATGACTTGGTaaataaatgttgttaaaatcGGCATAGCTGAATCTAATAGAATTTAACTTAAGTTAGTGCAAACTATTTAAGTAATATAATTGGTGTGAATGACATGTAGTATAAATTGAGTAAGAatgacataaataaatattcttgACGGTATTCACAAATAAGATCTATTACagataataatgaataaatattttaaatgaatatctataaataatagacaataaataatttaattttcattaatatatagATTTGGTACGGATCATATAATTTGTATGAGAATCAACTacacgtaaaaaaaattatttatattttattaggttaaatttaattaaaatatgtttaacttaatttattttatattttatatgttttttttatatttcattttaaaaatttataacttacttttttttaaatatctgcAAGTGTATATAGATACTCATAAATTTTTATGCATCTTTTAAATGAATATCAATAGCTAACAAATTAATGTTTTAAGATTAAGTAATTTTAGTCAAGTATTACtataatattaacattttttattaaactttaatgatattttttggaACAAATAATCATTGATACGTTAAAACtgtttaattagaaaattagaaagATCAAATGCAACATTACTGTATGAATCACATATTTGCAAAAGATTAgaaatgtattattattacgaaacataaaataaaaattgttaagcACCTGTGGCCTAATGGATAAGGCGTCTGACTTCTAATCAGACGATTGTGGGTTCGAGTCCCACCAggtgtgtttttatttttataatttttttttgaaaatgtatattttgtcttttatacttttttttttaataatggatTCGAGTCTCACTTTGtgtgttttacttttttaattttttctttcatatttttatattttttttagtaatttctATTACTTAAAATGTTTATGTATtcattgttataatatttttttgaaaatgtatattttgtcttttatacttcttcttttttgtaatAATGGGTTCGAGTCTCACACTTTGTGtgttttactttttcaattttttctttcatatttttataattttttttagtaatttctATTACTTAAAatgtttatgttttcatttttataatttttttctgaaaatgtatattttgtcttttataCCTTTTTTTGTAATAATGGGTTCGAGTTTCACTTTGTatgttttactttttcaattttttctttcatatttttataaatttttttagtaatttctATTACTTAAAatgtttatgttttcatttttataatttttttttctgaaaatgtatattttgtcttttatacttcttcttttttttgtaataatggGTACGAGTCTCACTTTGTGtgttttactttttcaattttttctttcatatttttataaattttttttagtaatttctATTACTTAAAATGTTTAATGGTGACTATAAGACATTTTTGCTTATTTGTAGTGGTTGTCTacacatatattattaaaatactttcattatactaatgaaaaaaatagttatatataacaatttattatgtTAGTTATAATCCATCCGACATAATAAGTGATGTGGTGGAAAAATTGTCAATATGATTAGACTTTTTATGCCAGTTACAGTAGAACCAATATAGAACTGACACTTTTGTAATACAATAAAAGATTTTATGTCGATTATATATAGAATAGGCATAGAAAACGAAcgcatatattaattttaaatttagaaagcAGATACTATGTTGGTTCTTGACTATATCCGACATAGAATCTTTAATTTTCTTCTTGCCCCTTCTCCTATCGCATTGTAGTTCACTATTCTCCTGCACCTCTCATCCCTCGCATTGCTCTCGTCTTTGCACGAACTCTTATATTCTCCCTCTCGTTGGTGGCTCTAGTCTTCTCCCTCTCGTTCCACTTGCATAAGAAGTGCGTGATGAAAGTTGTACTGGAATTGAAGAAAGGATTGATGAGAACACAGACATCATAGATGTGAACGAAGAGGTAAAGGAAGTGGAGTAGGGAGTGAATGGTAGCAGCAATGAGTATGAGGTCGGGGTAATGTGAGTTGCCTATGGTGGAATTAAGGTTAATGAAGAATTTGAGAATGTAATGAGAGTATGACTTTCTATGTCAGTTATAACACAATCGATATATAAAGTGAAAACGTTCTATACCAATTTGTATCTATGTCAGTTCCATAACCAATATAGATAGCCTTTTCTAACGAGCATAAAAAGTCTTTGTTACATTAGTGTTAAGTCCCTAAGGAGTGCTTTGTTGAAGCTCATTCAACTTGTTGTAACTTATACTACATGATTTGGAAGATGATAAATCatatatttcaacaaaaatGCTTCATAGGAAACTACGATGCACACTATTACATGATATGTAAAGTTGATGGATAATTAAATGAATCATACAAACAATTATATGCGTGATTttctaattctaaaatattttgatacaaCCACCAGATCATAGAGAAATACTTTTGATATACTCTTTTTTTAAACATTGGTTAGATTAAAGCGAATATTGATGATGTGAAAGTTCTAGTCTTGTGACTTGAGCTTACTTTTTTTTAGGTAATATAGGTTAATATATTGGTAGCTTCTTAGTTTTTTTTGGAGTGCAAAATTCTTTATATGCTAAAATTATGGAAGTTATTCTTgctattaaacattttcatgaaactCGTTTTAGATATATTTGGTTGAAAAAAGATTATGCATAGTTATGTAATTCGTTTCTTCTCGGATTGTTTATTGATCTTAAAGGGAGACAGACACAATGTTTGAAGATATGTAAATGATGGAGTTTAAgtgttatcatatttttaagtgaTAAATCATTGTTTGGATAAACTAGTTTAtttagaattgaaaaaaaaattaattaaaaatggtaTGAAATTATGTCATttgtacttttaattttttttttcagtataaACTTTGTATGTTTTGACTTGTTTTGCTTATTTTCAACAAAGTTTgctatgtattttttatacatggATTTGGTTTagtcttccatttttttttaataatattttttatataatgataaattattgatatgCTTTAAAATATCAATCTAATATGTCATAATATGTAATGATCCATAACATgagtttaaaaacaaaatcacatacatacattaattaattaatttatatatatatatatatatatatatatatatatatatatatatatatatatagtctaatacaataacaacacaataATAATGATCTTAAACAATGAAACAAAACACTCATTTCACAACtttattttagattaattaaaaaatatatataactaaaatattaatataattaattatataatcttGTAAggatataataattttactattaaaatatttatttctccATGTTATTGATTGTCTCAACGAAGTCATCGGAGACTCTAACCATTTGACTTGTGACAACAATAAAAGACCAACGAATAATTGTATGTTTGTTTTTTCAGTTTAATCTAAATTCATGTCTCgaagactaattttaattttttttagagatACAACTATCCATGAATCAAACgcgtatttttaatatttataattatttgtgtATGGTTTAAGAGTAAAGGTTAAGGTTTAAAAGGAAGTTTATAATCctataaaaagaaagagtgaaaattttagtttagatttattatataaattactattttacctatttagtaatttatttatacatttatcttctttcttttcacattttttctaaaattctgatattaattttttttcttcaatctagAGCTTCAATTTAGAAgacaacaaaattttaaataatatgtccTAATCATACTACAAAATTTGTCATTTCATTCTATTTTCGTTCGATTATCGTCAAGTTTACATGCATTATCTTTTTGTGACTATTCATTTCAATTCTTCGAAATAATTTCCCCTTTAAAATTTCCTCCCACAGCTATGACAAAAGTGGCTAAAGAAATGAGTAATGCTTTaagaattcaaaaaatgtgCATTAACATTTAGTATACactagaaaaaacaaaaacataattttatacactatgtaatgtattaaaaagtagaaaaagatagaaaaaaaatctacaatAAATGTAGACAAAATCAAGTTgtccatgatttttttttttttgaaaaatgggaaacaaaattattttttttgggatttttattttttattttttgttgcatacaaaaaatcacaaaattatcCATCTCAATGTTTTTATAGCAAATGAAAATTGGGATTTGACTCTAAcaaatatagaataaataaatttggtGGTTGATAACATGTTTGGGTATGTAATAAGCATATACAATATCaatgattattttcattaacaACTAATaatgtttatttcaattttaatagtTGAGTTAATTCACCTCAACGTGTGGTGCACATGGAAGATTACAAATTAGCATGCACTTGGAAAATTGATTACCCTAATAGGATCAAAAACAGAACACAATTAACGTATAATAAagcaaattaagaaattggcaACACAAGGAGAGAGagcggagagagagagagaaaaaaaaaacaaccaatATCACCGGCGAGGGTCTGCCGTCGGCCGGCGGTTGAGAACATTTTGAAAACAGAAAGAGATTGCAATTTGACCTAATTGCACGTAACAACAACGACGTGACAACCACGTTTTGAAAACCCACCAAATCTCAACCGTCCACTCCAATTGTCGCACCCTTCTCAGCCCTCCGATCATCAACGCGTTTTCTTGGCTCTCTCGTTAATTCATTCCTCTAACAGAAAAAACCGCTACAActccttcttctctcttttcttcttcattccACCCAAGCTCTGTTTTTTTCCACCCTCACGCCTTCAAAATCAAAACCCTTTTCCTTTTACGTGCATTTTCGTTTCTCCTCTTCATCATTGCCCAAAGGGTTTCTTCCAGCCATTCTTGTGATAGCATTTTAAAAAACTTCGCAAATCTTGaaaagcctttttttttttttttccattttcgtTGCCCTTCTCTCAGCACGCTTGCATGTGCATGCCTCCTACCACGGGACAAAAACAAGAACATTAGTCGTTCAACGAGCTTTCTCGCATCAATTGCATTGCACCATCAAGCTAACATGGTATCATAAACAAgccttttgtttttcc is a window from the Vigna unguiculata cultivar IT97K-499-35 chromosome 7, ASM411807v1, whole genome shotgun sequence genome containing:
- the LOC114189978 gene encoding putative pentatricopeptide repeat-containing protein At5g06400, mitochondrial; its protein translation is MKSLTKLRFLDPLLLSPSHVLNLSNAAKLSRPRRETQQQLPNTNIPSDIDASRALFNEITQILGAQTVIPDQSPSGTLFPLETPQSEVRSEDRSACSTGVCENSAHNVGSLEDTQVGNMGKEDLSRIVDEITEIVRGENSSTSMEERLENLSYGLNSEVFDMVLKRCFTVPLLALRVFNWLKLKDGYSHTTQTYNTMLYIAGETKDFGLVKRLVEEMDECGIQKDVKTWTILVTHYGKARKISEALLALENMKRCGFEPDAVSYSAIIRSLCSAEKGDIAMEFYTDMVRKDMVCDVRLYETIMNCMARSGNTAAVSLLGNDMIRLSVMPENRVRSCMLKNLCISGRIEEALELIRDLKSKDLDLEPENYEILVRGLCKADRITDALHVVEIMKRRDMVDERIHGIIINGYLGRNDVDRALKVFQSMKESGCVPTISTYTELIQHLFRLSRYEEACMMYDEMLGKGIKPDIVAITAMVAGHVSQNRISEAWKMFNCMECQDIRPTWKSYEVFIKELCKASRTEDIVKVLHEMQASKIKIQDTIFRRVITYMEEKGEFAVIEKIQQMRKASTLDTEKFKESNKQVSSEIKVEEDVKVDLSKSEIDYSSTHRNLTTCTEQDFHEICRILSSSTDWSLIQEKLEGSTFRFTPELVIEILQNCNKHGSSVLKFFSWVGKQSGYRHTLESYNMAMKIAGCGKDFKHMRSLFFEMRRNNYPVTPETWTIMIMLYGRTGLTEMAMNCFKEMKADGYSPSRSTYKYLIIAFCGRKGRKVDDALQTYREMIGAGYAPDKELIEAYLGCLCEVGRVLEARRCADSLQNLGYTALLSYSLFIRALCRAGRVEEALALIEEVGEEKSILDQLTCGSIVHGLLRKGRLEEALAKVDAMKQKGIAPTIHVYTSLMVHFFKEKQVEKAMQTFEELQQSGHEPNIVTYSALIRGYMNVGRPIDAWNIFYRMKLKGPFPDFKTYSMFLTCLCKVGRSEEAMQLISEMLDSGIVPSTINFRTVFYGLNREGKTDLARVVLQQKSELRRKRKLVT